The Musa acuminata AAA Group cultivar baxijiao chromosome BXJ2-2, Cavendish_Baxijiao_AAA, whole genome shotgun sequence genome has a segment encoding these proteins:
- the LOC135605376 gene encoding stem-specific protein TSJT1-like, translated as MLAVFHETLARPPQELSCPESTTGFPPKPGYRRRHPKNPDEILRDFLSSHPAHSFCATFSGGAGLACLGPQAPPPSLLCQRFFCSFDEVYCMFVGSISNLSSLVREYGLCGKMSNEALLVIEAYRTLRDRGPYPADKVVKDLAGRFAFVVYDNMTGAVFAALSADGGVPLYWGIAADGSVVIGDDVEIMKGSCAKSYASFPTGCMFHSEGGLRSFEHPMNRMKAMPRVDSEGAMCGASFMVDASSKIAAIPRVGSAANWASSWALCI; from the exons ATGTTGGCCGTGTTCCACGAGACCCTCGCGCGCCCCCCGCAGGAGCTCAGCTGCCCTGAGTCCACCACCGGCTTCCCTCCCAAACCTGGTTACCGCCGGCGTCACCCCAAGAACCCCGACGAGATCCTCAGGGACTTCCTCTCCTCCCACCCTGCCCACTCCTTCTGCGCCACCTTCAGTGGCGGCGCAGGCCTGGCCTGCCTCGGCCCCCAAgccccccctccctccctcctctgcCAGAG GTTCTTCTGTAGCTTTGACGAGGTGTACTGCATGTTCGTGGGGAGCATCAGCAACCTGAGCTCCCTCGTCAGGGAGTACGGGCTCTGCGGCAAGATGTCCAACGAGGCGCTGCTGGTGATCGAGGCCTACCGCACGCTGCGCGACCGCGGGCCGTACCCCGCTGACAAGGTCGTCAAGGACCTCGCCGGCCGCTTCGCCTTCGTCGTCTACGATAACATGACCGGCGCCGTCTTCGCCGCTCTG AGCGCGGACGGGGGCGTGCCACTGTACTGGGGCATTGCTGCGGATGGCTCCGTGGTGATCGGTGATGATGTGGAGATCATGAAGGGAAGCTGCGCCAAGTCTTACGCTTCATTCCCCACTG GGTGCATGTTTCATAGCGAGGGAGGGTTAAGGAGCTTTGAGCATCCGATGAACAGGATGAAGGCAATGCCGAGGGTGGACAGCGAGGGGGCGATGTGCGGCGCCAGCTTCATGGTCGACGCCTCCTCCAAGATCGCCGCCATCCCCCGGGTGGGCAGCGCCGCCAACTGGGCCTCCTCCTGGGCTTTGTGTATCTAA